TTGGTCAGTCTTGCtcagccccccagccccgggcgaggcgggcagaaggcagggccatGCCAGCCGGTTCTGGCCAcaccctctgtccctgcccctggagcagcaggtgggagaCCCTGACCGGGGCTGCTCTGTcccggccaggcagaccccagctaaggtcccccaggaggagagggggaataaacacccctccctgcccctttgccgTAGGGGGCCATGATGGCTGGCGTctgggcggggccagccctgaagcagacagcacagcccagcctagggctgaaaagcatgctgggatgctggaggactctgatttaacttgaaccgggaaggggtctgggacagaagttccataaactggtttgacccaaatcagtttagtctgatactacattcaaccagattgatcttaaaccagtttcagccatttttaaactggtttatatgcaccatacttgttctgttacaggtttaaatcagtctctgaccacttaaaccaatTATGTGTTACTTCTGTCCAAGAGGTAGGAATGGTGGGCTTGCTTCAGCTTTTAGAGGGACCAGGACTAAGCCTGGAGTGAAGAGAGTACACATTTCTCCCGACTACCTTTCAAAGCTCACATGCTTTTGCCTGCATTGTGGAATTCAGGATGCAATGCATGCAAACATATATTTTAGATCCAACAATGGTTTGACATGGATGGATGAAGCAGATTCTTTGACATCTATTCATTTAGTGAGAAACCCTGACATTTCTTCTCCTCCATCTTACCTGAAGGATTCTGTTACGGTCCTGAGGAGAGAGACACCCACATCTGGTCACACTACTTTCTACCCAGTACAGTGATCTCTCAAACCGTTCCCAAGCCAAAGTAAATAGGCTTTGTGTGGTTTTACAGGGTTGTAATGTTTGATGCAAGGTCTGCCCCATCTGCGCAGCCAAGCCACAGCATTTCTAGTTCAGTACAAGACCATGATCCCAGAATGTTCCTCTCCCTTGCTAATTGTCTGGGGTAAAGGAAAAGATGCTCTTCATTTATTTAGGTATGTATCACCTATTGTTCAGCACTAACAAAAACTTCTTCTTTGCTGCTACAGGGCCAAAGCTTAGATCACACACAGCAGTCCTTCGTTAAGGGAAATAACTGGCAAACAATTCTTCATGACTTGCCAGGTCACCTTTGGAACAAAAATAGAGCATTCATTTTAAAGGCGTCAACCCTACATTAGTGAGAATCCACACTTCCCCTTCCTCAGCTGTTCTTGGACTACATTCCcatcaaagaaatattttaaaacccTAAATTGGGAGGTGAGGAAGGCAGGCCAGTGCACTAGAAGCAAGAGGAAAAGGAGCTTACAAACTTGCCCTGAAAGCTGTGCTGTTTGCTTTCCCCTGTTCACCCCCTCATGCTCTTATGACACCgtgctgcagccaggcacctGTCATGGGTAGTCGTTCTCATACAGACGGCCTGCACGGGTCTTCTTTCACCGATGTGCACAAATTGCACGTCCTCTCTACCCAGAGCTCTGAACTGCTCACACAACTGCTCTCGTGTTTAAGTCAAGGATCGCCAAGCACTTTCCTATTAGCAACCATTCCAGCCTCACGACACTCCCCAGTGTGCTGTGTATCTATGGATTGTAAACACTGAGTTTACAGATAGGTGATTTGACTTCTGGGATGTTTTAAGTGCTCAAACCTGCTCCCATTGAAGACAATGGAAAAATTCCCCTTAAGCCCCTTTGCTTTGATAAGCAAACGATTAGTTTCCAAAGGCCTAATTTACCACCCGCTTAAGTTAATAGAAAAactgagctttggatcaggcccaaagCGATTTGCTGAAACCACGCAGTGAGTCACAGCTTAGAGAATCAACCCAAATGCTCAGATTTGTATCccatgctctaaccactagattACAGTCCCACATACACCCTGCAATAATCTTCACTGaaatgacagcagcatttctctgATGGGCATGTTAGGCATTACTAAGTAATGGGTAACATATGTCCATAGGGTAGAAGAGGGAATGGGAATAAAAGTGCTATCACTGGGGCTTGAGCCTCTTCATTTATTCCTCGCTGGggaaaacaatattttctttaatCCCAGGTTTAAAATGTTACTGAACTACACGTTTTATTTGGATCCACATTTACCTTTAACGTCATCCCAGCTATATTGTAGGCACACTGAAGTGGTTGTGAGGCTGAACTACTAACATGTGTTTCTTCCTCACCAGGCTCAGAGTAACAGTAACACATTTGTTACTGATTATTGCACTAAGAACCTAATTCTGCAGGACATTTCCAGCAGAGGCTGAGAACACTCAGTCCTTCACAGGATAAGGAGCTAATTAATTATTTTCTACTGTTTTTGGAACATGAAGGTATGGGTGGGATATTAACCTCATAGCCCAGCTGTAGTTTCTGTCCAAGTAAATGTTAAAGGACACATAGCACTCTGAAATAAAGCAAAGGATAGCTCTAGTGTTTTGGCCAAtagtcctgcccctcctccgGGTATGTGTTCTGAGGACAAAAGCTGTGCGTTGAATATTTCTGAGAACGTAGCAGCTACTGCCTTAGCCCGTGTGCTTCTGGAACCGTGAGTACCCAGCTCCGTGCTTAGAGGGGCTCTTGTGAAACCAAATTCCATCTTATTTTGTATCCCCAACAGCAGACACGAAGTCCTAACTGATGCAATACTCTGCAAGCCATTCATGCCCATGTGTTCACAAATAAAACCacgtgggcgcatctacacgtgcgcttttaTGTGTGTTAGcatattttaatgtgcagtaaaacatcacacAAAGCAGTGCTCTTTAGCTAAAGTGTTTTAAAATAGGCTTTTGCATATTTTcccagtacctcacaatggaggtactagatttaatacgCATTATCTAAAacacattaattgaatgtgtagatgcgctcacaGGCAGGTCAATTATTCTCAACCCCCCCAGAGGGCAGCGATTGTTCTGATGTCATTGACAATTGTTGTGTCTGGTCACTTGAATTCGCTGCATTTCACTGAGAAATTCAGGGTGGCAAAGCAGTGTCTGTCTCACCTAGGCTAGCAGAGCTGCCCTGTCAAATGGAGAATCACCCAGGAGGAAAAGAAAGCcacaggttggggtgggggaggaacgACATCCAAAAAATTCTTTTGGTTTCCAAATGGCTGGTACATTAACACCACATGGGACTCTTGAATTTTAGACCTGCCAATTTGCAGAACTGCCTAGAGCTGGGAGCCTGCTTAGTTTAGCGGGGAGGAGGGTGATTTTATGCTTATACCCTGACTTCCCCCTGCTTTGGGAGGCTGCACTAGCAAGGCTTTCCCAGCTTGGTATTTTAAGGTCAGGAGAGTTTCAATCTATCAATGTGCAGAACCGGAGTTAGAGGCCACTTAGTGATGGGGGGCGATTTTATTCATACTTCCCCCTACTTCAGGGGCTGCTCCAAGTTTAACCAGTTGAAACCCAGCGGatctgaggtggggggagggggctctgcctgccggGCTTCGTTATTACACAACCGGGGCTGCCCAGgagcctcccagccccctccagcacTTCCGTCCCCTTCCTCCGTGCAaacctccccacttcccttttccccttcccgGCCGCTTCCAGCCTCGGCCCTTCCACCCTCTTCCCTCGTGCCCCGGGGCACAGTTCTTGGCCGCCGCCCCCAGCTCGGGCTCGTAGGTGCTGCTCCCCCGCCCGCGGGACGAGCCCCGCTCAAAGCCCCCGCGCGGGGGGCGGCagcggccgggccggggctcGGCTCCGCGGCTCCCCCGCGGGCAGGGACGTGCGCTGCGCCGGGCGCGGGGGACCCGATCCCGCCCCCACGggaacagccccagcctgctccccagtCCCCCATAAAGGTCCGAGGTGCCGGGAGGGAAGGCACGGCCAGGAGCGGGGgcgctgccctccccccagccctgcgggacGCCCCCGGGGGCAGCGGCGCGTCCCGCTTGGAGGGCAGCTGTCGGGGCCTGGCCGCGCCCGCCTCCCGCCCCccgctgcctgcctggggtggggtggggggcagtgccccGAGGGCAGCTGCGGGGAAAGAAGCGGAGGCCGCGGGGCCGAGCGTGTAGAATAAATGCCGTTTATTTATGAACGTAACCAAGGTTTCCACAAAGGTGACACGCAGGCCGGGTCcgtgcccgcccgcccgcccgcccgcgcccctTGTCCCGGCCCGACGGGCCCGCACGTCCCagccgcgcccgcccgcccgagAGCCCTGCCCTGGCGCGCGGGGAGCGGGGCGCGCAGCCCGGCGGGGACCCCCGCGGGCGCCGGGGGCGGGCAGGGTGGCTCCGCGCCTCCTAAGGCACGAGGGCCCCCGGGCAGGCaggcggcggggcggggggcagcttATTGGTGTGGTCCCTAAGGCACAGAGCGAGTAATACTGCAGCGGGGCGGGCGGCGGGCTCACGCGCAGTTGCCCATGGCCTTGACCAGGGAGCTCTCGGGCAGCTGGCGGAAGATGCCGCGCAGCGTCTCCAGCTCGCGGCTGAGCTGCTCCACCCGCTTGCGCAGCCGGTCATTGTCAGTGGTGAGCTCCAGCACCTTCTGCTGCGTCTCCGCGTTGCGCTGCTTGGCCTTGTCGCGGCTCTTGCGCACCGCGATGTTGTTGCGCTCCCGGCGCACGCGGTACTCGCTGCTGCTCTTGTCCACTGTCTTTTTCGTTTTGCCCCGCGGCTCCGCCGGCAGCATCTTGAGCGCGGCGGGCGGGTGCGGGTGCGCGTGGGGGTGCGGGTGGGGGTGCGGGTGCGCGTGGTGCGGGCTGGGCACGGGCGTGGGGGGCGGCGTGGGGTGGCCGGGCTGCAGGTGCATGGTGGTCTGGGCGCAGTGCGCGATCTGGTACTGCAGGTGCGACGGGGCGGGCGGCTGCGCGGGGTAGAGCGCGGGCAGCGCCGCCGGCTTGGCCTCCTCGTCCTCCCGCGGCTCCTGCTTGATGAGCAGCGGCCGCAAGCCGGGCGCCGCGATGCGCTCGTACAGCGCGTCCAGCTTGCCGTCCAGGTAGCCGAAGAgcggctgcggcggcggcggcggcggctgcggcggGGGCCCCTGCCCCGGGGCGCCGGGCCCGTGCAGGCCGTGGAAGTCGAAGTCCGCGGCCAGCGCGGCCTTGGCCTTGTCCTGCTGCCGGCTGTGCTGGAAGAGGTCGGCCAGGAACTCGTCGTTGAAGGCGGCCGGGTCGATGTAGGCGCTGATGTCGATGGAGTTCTCGTGCTCGCAGATGTCGCTCAGCTCCGGCGCGGGCGGCGCCTCCCTGTACGCGCCGTAGGCGCTgccgggcggggggggcggcaggTGCGGGGGCTGCACGCTGCTCGGCGGCGGCCGCGACTCCACCTCGTAGAAGTTGGCCTGCTCCATGAAGCACCTAGCGCGCGCCGGGCATGGCGACGGGCTGCGGGAATCCAGCGTGGGGGCTGCCCGCCCCGACGGAGCCCCCGCGCGCCcgcacgctcgcccgcccgcccgcagctgCTGCGGCTGCAGGGTcccgctcccgccgccgccgccgctgctccgCTCCGCTGCGCGCTGCCCCGGCCCGGCGCCCGCGACTGCGCTGCCTGCGTCCCGCGCCGCCAGCCTATATACGTGCGCGGCCCGGGTCGCCCTCTAGTGTCCGCCCGCCCTCCCGCTGGGAACTTTGACCGCCGCGGGCAGCGCCGGGTCTTAGCGCCCGTCGTCCCACGCGTGTCCCGGGGGGGCTCTGCTGCACCGCGGGAGGGGACGCGGACCCCCCCGGGACGGCACCTCGGGGGGCGCCGCAgcgccccctctccctcctttgcACCGGAccgcgggggggagggaggcaggtccGGGACTGACCCCAGGCAGCACCGCGGGGGATGAAAGAGCTCCCCCCGCTCCCCGCTTTTTGTCCCGTGCTCTCCTGGGTCACGGGACTATTCCTAAATGGCCCGTCTTCCTCGGCAGCCGCAGCCCCGGTCCCCCGCGGGCAGGAGAACAGGAGAGAAAGTTTGATTTTGAAAAGAACTTGGAGGTTTCCCCCGCCAGTCTCCAGGGGAGTCCCCTGCTCTGAAGGCTGAGAgttgataggaaaaaaaaagcctctgccaTGGCCCTGAACTAATGGAGAAATGCTTTTCAGGCCACTTACACTAGGTTTTCAAGGGGAAATCAGTTAGGATGTGGAATGACCACTGTTGTCCCGTAGGGAGGGACTCCAACAAGTCGCTGGAAAGCGCAGGGCTCGGTGCTCGAGCTGTCCCGAGGCTGCATCAGAATGGGTCTGTAATGGCGACAGGGGAAGATGCTAAGTAGCAGGCTGTCAAATGTACAGCTGTGTAGGTTGTAGTcccgttggtctaaggacataggcagacaaggctctttggataaatctgatatctttcattagatcaactgaacagttggaaaaaaaattcttagcaagctttcaggttttaaaaaaacctgACGATGGGGTCTtcaatctgaaagcttgctaagaaaattttttccaactatttagttaacCTAATAAAATGTACAGCTTGCTTTTCCTGATCAATTAAAAATGAGTCTTGGATTTTGGGGGGATACATAAATAATTCTTGCTGAAAaactgcaaggcttttttttcaaGATGTAAATGTTGCCTGAATGGAGCAAGCCCGAGGTCTGTCAGGACCCTAGTCGAGGATTTCCTGCACAACTAAAAGACCAGTAGCTTCACGGAGAATTTTGAACAAGCTTCCAGTGCAAGAGAGGTGCCCTGGTCTGTCACCAAAACCAGTTCAGACACTTGAGACGGAAGTGTAAGCCTGTGCATTGCATGACTCTTCACTGCTCTAGCGTGTGTCCAATCCTGCTTGCTCCACAGGCAAACAGCCCCATTCGCAACAAAAGGGCAAGTCATTCTAGTCCAGGATTTTCCCTTTTGAGGAGGAAAATCTTTCTAAGTTCCAGCCAGTCTTAGTTTGCCTGGAGCTTTCAAGATCCCATTCTAATACTCAAGTCAACAGGCACAGTGTGTAAAATAAATGGTAATTGCCGTACAATACAATAGAAATACGCAACTAAAATTTTTGCCAGCAAACACCACCTGTTATCATGCTTTGAAAATACACTCACATATAGTAGCAATTCTGAAGTTTTCACTTGAACTGACATCTTAAAACAATTCAAACAAGGGCAGGAAATTTGGGATCCTGGGATATTGGGGATTTGGGAATTTGGGATATTCTATTCTTTGCTTCCATCAATAACAAACAGACAAGTTCCTATAACTATCTATCCACTTGAAGTACAGTCCTGCTATGTCCAGCATTTCTCTCCTTAGGCCCAGTTACATTTGTGTAAATTAAAGTAGacccttttaaaattaattttcaattGTTGTTAAATGGATTGCAGTAAAATGGCAATTGTTTCACCAGCTTTGCACAAAGGAGATCATTCTTACTGTTTCTGGAGTTTTGTCCCTCACTTTTCTACGACACTAGAAATCTGTATGCTAGAAAGCTCAACAGCTAACGGTCTCTCTACAAAGCgtaaaaacaaacgaacaaacaaaaaaaccctccaaacacTTTTGCATCAATTGGGAAGCCCAACTTCAAGATTATATTTCAGTCCCCAGACCTGTTAGTTTCAGCAAAATGTGCTGAAGAGTTAATTAATTCAGCCCCAAAAAAGGGAAGGATGCCTGTTGCATCACTGACCTCTGGAGCAGGACTGCTGTCAACTCTTGAGGGTGCTATTCTTCCATCTCAAAATAAGATCCTCGTTGCTGATAAATGTAGGACTACAAAAGACAAAATCAGTTTTGGTTGCTACTGCCAGTTAGGAAGATAATTGAAAAGAAAGGGTAAACCATAATCATTAAGAAATACCAATGTTTGTGCatctataaattaaaataaaggatTTTAGTAGTCCTTATCTCAAAGTAAACTTGTAGAGTTTACTTGTAATCTTTTCTCTACAATCACTCCTACTTTTTAGACCACAGACTTCCACCAACGGCATAAAGCTGTAGTATTCAgaggtttttttggagggggttgtttgtttgttttgtttttttacttcccAGCCTGTGAAGGGCAAGATTTCCTATTCTCCATCATCAATATGAGAGGGCATAAAAAGTGTAATGCTTGTTATTCAAACTACAATACCACGGAGGAACAGACCAGGATCCCAGTATATTAGATACATTTCATCATGTTAAATTAAGAGATTTCCCCACCATGACAGGGCTCCAGAGTCTCCGGCGTGACAATTTTGTGCATGAACTGCAGGTTGTAGATAGCTCTAACTATTAAGGCAGTGTGTATAAATCATGGCTCAGACTTTGAAACTTCAGCAAGTGTTTAGCACAAATGCATAAAACAACTGTATGCAACACCGGACAGAAATCTTTAGATAAACAGGTCAAAAAATTTACCCACGTGTAAATAAAAGGGCATGTTTTTAAACACACGATGTTCAATATTTAGTTATTCTGATCAGAGctaatgcctttttttttgtaaattgtaAAAGAAACACATGACTTTATATGCAGCAAAGCAAAATGTCTTTTATTAACATTATAGACTTAAACTGTGGTCAGTCGTAGTTAATTTAGGTGCACGAAAATTAGGCTTTGAGAATCAAGAACTGTAGAACAGCAGGAGTAAAGAGAATATCAGTAGGAAGTGTCATTCATCTGATACTTCTTTCTTAAGATATCTAGAAATATATATTATAAAGGAAACACTCATGCCAGGAGGACCTCTGTGCTCACATCTAACACCCCTTATGCAGAGGGAACAGAGGTCAGCCACTTCTGTACTCTCCAGATGGATTTCTTCTGTCTGCGCCTGAGGAGGACACTAACTAGAAACAAAAGGGAGGTGGTCTTTCAGAAGCAGAGCTGTGGAAGAAAGACATGGATCATGGAGGTTAAAGAAAACATAGTACAGCTCAGAGAAAAAAGAttccctgggggtgcctggaGCTACCGCAGCTCAACCTCATGCCACGCTGCCAATGAACATCCAGGAACCAGAACACGGGGTCGTCATGTGAACTGGGAGCTGGAGATGCCCCAGGTTAACGGAGGCTGCGTGGCCTGCCCCAAAACCACTACATCTTGTTATAATAAAAGTTGAACTCTGAATGGACTCTCTGGAAGTCCCGTCCCCAGTTATGTCTCCGTGACTACTCTTGAGGGAGGGAATGATCTGAAACATCCCATGACCTTGCACACGTGTGAGGATCTTTGGAAAGAAACAGGTCTTTGGGCCAAATCCCATTCCTGTGGAAGCCAGTGGATGATGAGTCAGGATGAGAATTGCAAGATTATTTGGCCATGGCTGGTGACTTGTCATCACTTCTGGCATGTGGAGCTTGCTCCAGTGAGAGGTAAATCACAATTACTTAGAATTGTTTCtacccccttccctttccttatcATTTCCCTAGTCTTCAGAGCTCCTTAACCAATCCTAAGAAACTTTTCTCTCTATATGCCCTACTTGCTCTTTCTGCTGGCATTTTTGCCTCCCTCTTTCACTTGCACCAGCTACCCAGAAACTTCTACTCAGCTGCTTCTGCTCTGATTATTACCTCTTTGAAAATGTGGCTCAAGACCCCAGCGTGGTGACAATACATCACTGTACTCTGCTATTACCAAccctttacttacactgctcatTTAATATCTGTTCAAGTCCTGTTTCATACACCCACACTGTACTCAGTGTGCTTCATGGGGATTAGAGGTTCCTGTCTCAAAGTTGTTAAGACCTAAACAGACAAAGGGGTGAGAGAAAGCATGTGACAACTCGTGGACAATTTTTCTCCCCACCTTGTTTCCTTACTAGTTACCACTATCATACTCCCGTCTGTCCCTCAGACTTCACCTCTTTACAACCCTGTTACCAAGATGTATCCAGTACCCCTTTGTTCAATACTTGCCCTGTACATGGACCTATGTTCATTGTTTTCTACCTTTTACCACCATCTGGCTATTGCCTCTCCTACCTCCCAGCCACACTGAGGGCCTGGACACGTgatcagggctgtccctgggtggCGGAGCGGGGGCCTgcgaattggggtgactgccctgggccctgtgctttggggggccctgtggagccaggctggttCCACTTCCGGCCGCtcacctgcccttcccccctacccacccactgctgcgtctgggccccacacaggctgatttgtccTGGGTCCCGCACCCTGCTACAGTCGTCTCTGCACATGATACATTTGCACTAGTGTAATTCTCATTGATTTTGTACTCTGATTTTATACACAGACTCTGGAACAGATAGGTGGACAGCTTATCCCAGTGGAGCAGACTGCAAGTTACTACTCCTGCTTTTCATCActaggaagtgggagacccagTAATACCCTGGTTGCAAGGAGCAAAAAGCTACCTTTGAGTAAGCTGCAGACACAAAATACCTACACTGGTGTGACTTACACTGATGTGGTTTTACCCCTGACTACTTCAAGGGCAATTTTACCCTGGATGGGTTAGAACTACATGGTTTGCATCAgccttccactttttttttctgccagtgcAAAGGTCAGTTCCAGTGGTGTGACTGTGCTGTATCCAGTCCCCAACTTGCCAAACTTAGGTATTTATGTGGTCTGTCTCTCCATAACATCTGATCCCCTTATAATCTTTATTTTCCCTCACAACACCCTATGAGCACTATTCTCTCTCATTGTACTGATGGGGAATTAGGGACACCGGGGCTAAGTGACtcgcccaaggtcacacaggaagtcagtTTCCCTGAGTGTCAGGCTAGTACACTAACCTCTGAGCCATCCACAGCAACcctctcctgtcctgcttttcCCTGGAAAACAAACCCTGTTTATTTTCCTGAATACTGTTTAATTTCCCCAAAGATATTCCCCTTTCAACTGGGGGAAAAGTTAAATTcaattttatctttaaaaaaaatcctttaaaataaaCTACTACAGGAaattgcatttctttcttttttttgtattgtCACTTTATGGGTTAACAGAGCAGTCAGGAGAGCAGAGCTTGATCTAACCTCCACAGCAGTCAGTAGACAGACTATCCTGGACTTTAATAGGAGCTGGCTCAGGCCTCTAAATAGCATGGAAACATGTTAGCAATAATAATTATATAAAAGGAAAGGAACAAGATATCAATGACCTCCCACAGTCCCAAGTCTAATCCTTTTCTCtccccaacacagatcaaaggctCTACCCCTTCATACCTGGTTGGCTGCTTTTTTGCCACCTGAGGTTTAATCCATTAAACATTTACTTGGCCCATAGCAGGCTAGTAGCCCAGAACATGACTCCCTGATAATGGTGCATGTTTGACTGACAGCTATAGTCTGTTGTGAAACCAGACTGGCCTCTAAATTTATCTGGTGGGACTGCAGGTCTACAGCACATTTCCCCACCTCTGTTTTAAGAGCTCCAGCTAGGTAAGGTAATAGCATCCTTTGACAAGTTATTTACCCTAATGATGCCACGAGGATACTATCATTATCAATTCCCTCTAACATACTTATTAGCAATGTGAACTATGAAAGTAGCTGACAAACTGAATACAATCACATCTGTGACATTTTGTGCTGTGGCATATTTGTTTAAGCATTCCCACATAATATTAAATCACATTAAAATAGTCTTAAAATAATCTTTCAGTAAAGAGTTGTTTTTGCTTCATTAGTACAATATTTAGGTGACTGTGGGTACGTCTATGTGAGGCATTTAACTGTGCTGTAGTgcagtttactgctcagtaagtacatgtgtctacatgtacacacttgtacactgcacagtaaattaagctAATCACAGTAGCagttagttactgcgcagtaatgcacataTCGACTCCaactgggagaaaatttgctcctggccagccctgccaCTAAGGGGCCAGCCAGAGGCTagtcccagggctctgggctgggaggctcTCGTGCCCCAGAGcttggcagccccagcctcaggcgtgcaggcattttgagccctgggatacacatgcagggagccagtCCGCTGTGTCCTGCTGGGCAGGCCGCAggccagctgtgccagcctgcctgcaccctggcactACTACCTGGCACCATAGTGCCGTGCAGCTGCTAAGCCCATTCCATCCAGGCCTACAGGGTGCTACAGGGTCCTGCCAGCCTGTCATtatccaggcccagctgcaggcagcttctcgCTGCTGGAGTTAGCTTGACCTGCCTGcaacccacccccagcagcctgcccagagtcTGCAGGTGCGGTGGGGCATTGCCTCACCATGTGGCTGTCAGTCCCAAGCtgggcccctgcactgggcactgcaggcagctgcctgggcccagcagcacagggacaaccACATAGAGGCCCAGAGAGCCGGATTGGGACCCAGACTCCACTGGCCctggtttcccctccccccacagcttgcagggagacaggaggcagtgcaaaactttattgagcatccTGTGCACCCATAGTTGGATGGACATGGGCCTCTCATACACCAAAGAATGCATCAATGCTGGTGgcgatgtcctcctcagctgcagggggtagggacatgtagcacagccataggtagccctccaggtggtggagGAGGTTGCGGGGCAGCCTGGGTTTGCCTCCTGCACCactga
Above is a genomic segment from Alligator mississippiensis isolate rAllMis1 chromosome 10, rAllMis1, whole genome shotgun sequence containing:
- the CEBPA gene encoding CCAAT/enhancer-binding protein alpha: MEQANFYEVESRPPPSSVQPPHLPPPPPGSAYGAYREAPPAPELSDICEHENSIDISAYIDPAAFNDEFLADLFQHSRQQDKAKAALAADFDFHGLHGPGAPGQGPPPQPPPPPPQPLFGYLDGKLDALYERIAAPGLRPLLIKQEPREDEEAKPAALPALYPAQPPAPSHLQYQIAHCAQTTMHLQPGHPTPPPTPVPSPHHAHPHPHPHPHAHPHPPAALKMLPAEPRGKTKKTVDKSSSEYRVRRERNNIAVRKSRDKAKQRNAETQQKVLELTTDNDRLRKRVEQLSRELETLRGIFRQLPESSLVKAMGNCA